From the Colius striatus isolate bColStr4 chromosome 6, bColStr4.1.hap1, whole genome shotgun sequence genome, the window TGTACTATGGTATATTCCTCCCTGATGATTTCTTTTGCTTGGTTCTAAAATTAGTGATAGGCTGTTGTTTCCTTATCTCCTCTGAGTTTAGGAGAATGATGGTGcaggctttgttttgctttcttttattctgtCTTCCAGGACTAAAGTCTTTTCAGCCCTATTGAAGGTTGTAGGCGTAAAGAATGAACTAAATGCTACTTTTTTGTAGCAAGACACAGCTAGATTAACTTTTTTTAGCTTGACATTGGTTGTAATTCTTAGATGGAATTATGACAACTTTATCATCTTGTTGTGGTGTAAAAATCACCAAAACCCATAATGTGAGATAAGCTACCAGTCTTAAGCATTACCCTAACATAGGATCTAATTTAGACCTTGGCATAGCTTTATTACAGAAGCTATTCCTAGTATAAAGAAGTATTGTATTATGAAATTCACTGGCTTATCAAATTTACTGTAGAGACCTTGTGATTTTGCACTGCTGTGTTCAAATCTAGTTCTATATCTGCAAATAAACTTTGTTCTGCAGTCCCAGGATGTCAGCATCAAAACTATTACCATGCTGGATGAACAAGGAGGTgagttcttccttcttcctttccaacaataaaaaaataccaTGGCATTacttttgttgttattattttctgactaacagagaaaatattatCCTTCAAGATTTGTTGCTGAAACCAAAGACTTATTAAAAAGTACTTATTTCAATAGTATTTCAAAGAGGTTTTAAAGTAGTTGAGAGGCTGTGTTAGCTACAATGTAATAGacctctgctgcaggagcaATTGCTTTCCACCACAGCATGAATGTTAACtgtgtgcatttatttttagaGCAGCATTTCTGTCAGCACTTGTAGgacagggaaaatatttttcatgtagTGAACAAAGTTTATCACTTAATCTGTCCTTAAAAATGATTTTCAAAATCCCAGatgacaggaaagaaaaaagatgttgATAATAAAGTTAGAACTGAAACTATAATGTTCCtgcttgaaagaaataatattgCACCTCCACCTTCCCCCAGTCCATGGTTGCTCAGGTTACTTGTTTGTCTTCTAGAACAACTAAATCGCATAGAAGAAGGTATGGACCAGATAAATAAGGATATGAGAGAAGCTGAGAAGACCCTGACAGAGCTCAACAAATGTTGTGGGCTCTGTGTCTGCCCTTGTAACAGGTCAGTTCAGTTGGTACTTGGGTCTGAAGTTCTGGAATATTCTCATAGCTAGTGTGCTGGGAGATGGTCACTAATAAAAGCTAATTAGAAAATCTCTGGGAAAGTTGACTGGTTTGATTTATGGAAGTGCACCCTACTAGAATTGTCTGGCAGCACCTAAAGCTTACTTGCATCTAACCATGTTTTGTGCCCCTTGCCCTGTAAATGCAGTATCCTATATGTCTAACACCCTGCAGAGTTTTGCCCTAATCTCATTAAAGCTTATCTTTCATAGAATGCTATTAATGCCCATACAGATGGGACCAAATCAGTCTGCAAATTGCTGTATGTAAGTGCCTGTCTGTTAGGAATGTGACTCAATATATGGGGGTTATTTCCACAAAAGTTAAGTAACTAACTTAAAAGCAAGACAACTTATATTTTGGAGAAGCGAAGTAGTAGTATTTCTGTAggcattttaaagtttttcatGCTTtagggaggaagagagaagctTTAATACTTTACAAGGGATTACATAAATTCTTGCAGACCTGCCTCACAGTACATTTACAACATCATGGCTACCACATCCAAGTCCCTTAAGAGTAACCTGTTCAGTCTGTGTTCATGCTAAATAGCTAAAAATGAGCAAAACAACCTCCTTGTCATTCAACTGAAAGGTAGCAGAAATGGAGGTGAAAATTCCTTTGAGTCGCTGAGTCTGCTTATCCACCAGAATAGCACTTGGAGATTTATCTCAGGTAAATAAGAATATGGCTTCTAAGGCTGAAAGTCTTGGAACTTCAATACATTGAAAAGGCAGATAGTTCTGTCCTGGCTGCTAGATGAGCGTGCTGCTTCGTGCTAGCTTTATCGGTCTGATGGACTTTGAgcattttccccctcagtctttgttttctgtagctgACAGCCTTATTTCACAGAAGCTAAGCAGCTCGCTGACATGGAGCAAGCTCACCATTTGTGAACTCTCATGGCACTCCAAATACACACATAACAATAAAAGTGTTGTACCATAATGAGCAGTCATGTGCAGAGACATCTGCTAGAGAAGTAGAGAGCAATGAAGAAGAAACTCTGACAGCTTTTCATGTAGCTGCTGGTACATCAATTTTTCTGTCAATGTCAGAAGTTATTGCTCAGCTAACTATCcccaaagcttttttttccaaaaagctAAGCCATAACATTTACTGAATTAAATATTGCTTTTCTCATGTCTTCTAGGTTAAGATTATTTCTAAAGGCATtgtgaaaacacaaaatactgACAGTGATCTGTGTACTAATAACAATTTACTTGTTTGCTGGTCTTTACTATTCTTTCTTCTCCATTCCCTCCTAACACTGACGCTTGCTTTCTAAAAATGAAGACTAGGATAAGAAGCTGTGTTCACTTAACTGGTGAAAGTGGATTTTAGGACAAGGTCAGTCTTACTAGTGTGGATGTACATTTAACCATCTGTCTGAAGTGATGCTTCTGCTGGATTTATGCTTGCATGTGCATGATGTCTGCATGTAGGTCTCCTTGTGCCAGTGATGTTTTGTGATACTGATGTGAACAGAAAATGTCAGTTACTACAGAGTGTATTAGCTATGGAAATCTTAAACAACTGcttgagctgctgctggtttgACAGGTTGTATAAATTGTCTCACAGCAATAAAACCTGGAAAGTGAACTTAGAGTAACTTGAAAAACATCTCTTAAAACTCAGGTGGTGAGAAGCTTTGGTCTTAACTGTGCTTTGTTTCAGCAACAATTCTGTTCTAGCTGCCTACTTCAAATGGGCAAGTAGTGTTCTATTCAATAAACTCCTCACAGTCACCTCAGGCACCTAAGACTTGGCAAATCCAGAAATCAAGCATGTAAAGCTCTCCCACTGTTGCAACTTTAACGTGAATGAAGTAAAATATAATGTTCAATCCAGTTGCAGTAAGCATTGAGATATTTAAGCCTGTGTATGCATGAGGAGCTAGCATTAGCTAGATTTCTTTAGGGTTCTGCTGAGTGCAGCAGTTGCATTATGAACTGAGAAACTACTCCATTTCTTCCCCTCGGATGTattcatttcttcctcttgaTACATTACTTTCATAGGATCTGACCTATGAAATTCAGTTTCCCATTTTGATTCCATCAATGCCAGAAGAATGAGGGGAATAATTATTCATTAAAGCTTTTGCACCTCTCCAAATGTAATATCTGGGCTACTGAAAGGCACTATAGATGTAGAAGCTGATTACCTGTAACTGTTAAGTTAGATGTGGTACAAAACATTACAGTTTTCCCTTCACGGGCttttaaagaagcagaaaaagcttAAACCTGAAAATACCAGCTAACAAGGTGAACGTGAGAATATTCTTCTCAAAATGTTATTTAGGGTTCATGAGAACAAACACCAATTTAGATcagttgtttttctcttgtgttttcttccccttttgcTTCTGTGGGTCTGATTCTTGAGATTGCTTTATGTCGTTGTGCTTGCTTtagttgtttttctcttctgaatgaTGTGGTAAAAGCGCAACAGTAAGTTGGTTTGTTGCTTTAATGGAGTTACTACAACTCCATTGCAGAATGAAGGTGCCATTTAAATGTGATTGCTGTCATTTCATAATGTTTCTCAGTTTAATATTGATTATCTGCAAAAAGAAAGACTtgacaacagaaaataattgacCAAAAGCAATACTTTATGGTTTTCTTGCATAGTGTAGTGATTTGTTTTTAAGGgagctgttttctttcatcctcatttcttccccaaaaaGTACGTTACCCTGACTCCAGGTTAACTCCTGTTGTAAACACAACTTCATGTTATGACAGTGTAAGCTTTCCTGTTACTGACATAAGCTTCCCCTCTTCTGGTAATGTGCAATACTTTAAGGAAGTTACTGTGTTTGTATTAAAGTTTAAGACTAAATTAATCCATGTCCCTAGAGTAACTCAGTTATGTTTGTACCATCTTGACATAAGTAGTACAGACAGAGTCTTTTCTAAACCTGGTATTTCAGAGCTGAGACAAATGTTTCTGCAAATGCTACATTAATACAGAACTTCAGTCAGGGAGCCTTCTGTAGCAGTTcagatttcttatttttatggAGTAGGACAAAGAACTTTGAAGCCAGCAAGGCATACAGAGCAACCTGGGGAGATGGAACTGAGAACTCGGCAGATCATGTGATATCCATGCAGCCACGAAGTATAaatcagcagcagcctcagactTCTGGAAGACCAAGTGGTGGATATATCACAAGGtttgctgctttatttcttcatcTCAAATGCAGAAATCTTACGTTACCAGTTGTCAGCTTTTCAGATGCCTTTTAGGTCAAGTTGCTAAATAGTGTTTTAGTACTGCTCAGTGGAATTGTTACTGCTTGGAGAGGAGATGGCAGACTTTCACATATTCAGTGTGGTAGTGCTCCTCATACACCTCCATTGGTTTGTTTAGTAGTGGCATTATCAGTCTGTTTCTGGATGTGAAGGCTATAGTGCTCAGATATTGAAGGGGCTGTTAAAAATACCAAGGACTTCTGTGGTCACAAAGTATATCTGAGACAAACTCATGTCTTAAAATAACAGCTACCAGAGGAAGTTTAAATTCTAAGGCTATTTTTGTAGTAGCAGCTAGCCTAGCACCTCTTTTCTGTGGGCTGATTGCTTGGAATACAGACTGTTTTAAAGGTGGGGAAAAAGATACCTTGGCTTGAATGTGTTGCCTGTCAGATTACTTGAACAGAAATTGCCTGTTGTAGGCAGGGAAAAGCAAGTCCTTGATTCTTGGAAACACTGTCTTAATTATTTGAACAGGATAACAAATGATGCCAGAGAAGATGAAATGGATGAAAATCTTGCTCAAGTGGGAAACATTCTTGGGAACTTGAAAAACATGGCTTTGGATATGGGCAATGAGATTGATGCCCAGAATAAACAAATAGACCGGATAAATGTCAAGGTAAGTGTTAAAGGTGTTTGCTTGCCTTCAGCTTAGAGGTCAGTACTGAGAACCCACAAGGAATGGGTTTACTGTCCTGTCTACTGGTATTTGCAGTAAATATGCCTTAGGATTATACCATCCTCTGGGCTGCAGTGATTGGAACAAGACTTGTATCTTGGTGTTTGGGGATGTCGCTGAAAATTCAAATGCTTCAGTGTGTCAGGAAACCTTAAAAATACAGCACAAGTCACTACTTCCTCAAAAGAACTGAACTGGGTTGAATCAAAAGGGCAAATATCTACTGGAAGTGTAACTGGCAGGTAGTTTCTTGCAGGGAATCTTGCATGTGGTAAGGAATAGATATTTGTAGCCATAGCAAGATTTATTCTGGAGTTCCTAAGAAGTTGCTATAATAATTGAATGTAAAATAAACCACAGGTAATTGAGTGCCCTAATTCttgtggatggcttaatattgGGATGAGTTGTGGATGGGTTAATATTGGGGCTGGGGAGGCTTTGGAATAATAGATTTTGTACATGCACAGGGAAACATTCTGCCCTCATCTGCACA encodes:
- the SNAP23 gene encoding synaptosomal-associated protein 23, which translates into the protein MTDLSPEEIQLRANQVTDESLESTRRILGLAIESQDVSIKTITMLDEQGEQLNRIEEGMDQINKDMREAEKTLTELNKCCGLCVCPCNRTKNFEASKAYRATWGDGTENSADHVISMQPRSINQQQPQTSGRPSGGYITRITNDAREDEMDENLAQVGNILGNLKNMALDMGNEIDAQNKQIDRINVKADTNRDRIEQANIRAKKLIDN